From Salmo salar chromosome ssa09, Ssal_v3.1, whole genome shotgun sequence:
tattagtttaagcagactgtgtctactgttgtgacttagatgaagataagATCAacttttatgaccaatttatgcagaaatccaggtaattccaaagggttcacatactttttcttgccactgtatttgCTTAATGGAAAAGAATGGTGGGAAAAACAGAATGTTACACTCAATACGAGTTTAATACTGTACAAAACAATTGCCCATGGCAGAAAATACTTAAAATTGCAAATGGGGGAATTGTGACATTTGGGTTCCGTATTTACAGTGTTCCACTCGTCGGGTTCCGCTTCTCAAACAATGCGTGACAGTCTTCTGGGGCCAGTTGCACCATCCTGGTCTTAACTCTACGCCCAATCTAGGATTGAAGACCAACTTTTTTATGCCCAACTGGTGCGGAATGAGTAAAAGTTCAAAACTGTAGAAAAGCTCCCAGTCCATCTCTACAGGGTGTTTTTCCAACAAAACATCACCTTTCCTGCTcactgctctttccataacatcaACGCAGGCTGAAAGAAATGTTGAGCATCTGCTTTTGCCAAAAGCAATAAAAATGTGTCCAGGAATCTGCCTCCAGAATGAAGGGTGGTTTTGAGCAGAACAACCATGAGCGGTGCAGAGTTATTTTGGTTAGCCAGAGTGAAGGGTGTATTCGTTTTGTATATTATTCTCATCAATTCTATTATTTTACGGCTCCTGGAGGAATACATTTCACTTCGATTTCGGAGGTCTGAGGCTTGCGGGGGACAATCGGCAGGAAATGACATCGTCTGGAACAGGTGTGTGAAGCCCAGATTGGCATGTTATCGTGAAATGCCACTGCCATTGCTGCTGGTTGTTCACTTCATTTAACGTCCCCTGAAAATCCATTACTTTAGATTTGCACATGAGGGAACACACTcacggtaaacacacacacactaagtaaTCCTCTAGAATGCTGACACTACAATTAGTCATGCTGCTTCTTTCATCTCCAGTGTGAGTGGGCTCAAGAGGGATCCAGGATGCTGAATATCTAaaccacacacacgcatacaccacCGCAGACACAACTGTCCACAATCACAAATGGACGCACTCCTGGAGACCAGCCAAATGAGCCCACTAGCCCTGAATAACAGGTGAAGAGGGTTTATTCCCATGCGGAGGGAACCATGAGCctgatgcagacacacacactggagccatTCTGCACCAGGGCTACAGTATAGAGGAGATGAAGTGAGAGAAAATGGCAGTAGGGAGATGGGAATGAAAGGAGTTCAATTGAAAGCTCCTCAAATAGTGCTCCAGTAATCAGACTGCAGTTACTGAGCTGTAATCACACTGACAACCTGAGTggatgaaagagaggagaaatggaaagagagagaggagaatgaaaGCAGGTCAACTATAATATTCAAGGGTTCAGCAAACTGCAAGCAAAGGGCTTCCCTCTGTAAGAGTCTCTCATGCATGCCCTCGACTCACACATCGTCTCAGACACTCAGTCTCTTACACACATACTCTGTCCCTCCCCAGGATTAAAATGCAAACGGTGCCCTTTCCACTAACAGAGGCCTTTATTGTTAGTGTAAAAGGAAGGTGAACTCCGGTGAGGGCCAAGGTAAGAAAGAAAGGGAacgagtaaaaaaataaaaaaataaaaaaaataaaaacacttaaAAAAGGTCAGGCTTGTGTTCTTTCCTCTCATCCCTCTTAACACAATatttctctccatcttctcctgtTCAGAAACTGCTTACGCACACACTCTCCTCTAAACTGAACTTGAAGACGGCAGAGTtgggggagtgagggagaggaaatATCAGCACAAAAGGAAAAAGATGACTTCATTATCAGAACTGCCGTTCTCCATTGAGAGAAAAGGAAAGATAACATATTAGGAAAGTAAGGAGTTCTAAATGTCTCCACTTGGTATTCTATTGTGGACGTACAGTAATTGTGTggagctagtagtagtaggactATTCATCAGACCCCCAGGGTATTATCTTAAAGACCATCGCCCATGTAGAGAGCATCTCTCCCTACAGAATATCAACAAGGGATGAATTTTAGTCAGGTTATTTTTTACATGGAGTCAGAACAAACAGCCTGGATTGGATAGATTACTTAAACGTCATGAATTGCTATCTCCAGAGACATCCACATGCATACCAAATAACCAGCAATTAAGGAAAGACATGTTCATTCTTTGCAAGGTATCCTTGCAAGGTATtgcatttagtgtgtgtgtgtgtgtgtccagctttCTATTCTTCTCTGAGAGGCGATGTATCTTTCTGTGGGTAAATCGATTAGTTCCAGGCCAGTGTCAGAGCTAGGACAAGGTATCCTGGCTGGTAACTCTGGCTACCAACCCTCTCACCCACCTCCCCCAACCTACCTCAGCCTTCAACCCCTCTCCTGCCACTAGGGCTTGGCGAATCATGTCAACTTTGttttgagtgagtgagagagtgagagagtgagagagagactatctGGCCCAAAAGATCGACAAATCATTGACCTgtttagagaggtagagggaaatAACCAATAGGCTGAGCTGAGTCCTCCTCCAGCCCTGGTCTACACTGCAGCTCTCTGCTGACGCACCGCCCCTGGCCAGGAATACATaaacaataacatactgtagcaGCAGAACCATTTGAAAAGCTGGTGTCTGGCAACAGTTTCAAACACTTCAAAAGAGAGTGAAGGAATAAAACACACAAAATTGTCACCCAAGGCCAAAGAGAGGTGTAAGAAAATCCCCTCGCCTACATGAGCAAATCTGAAGTGAACACCCTCTTTCTCTGCTCTCCCACACAGAGCTGAGGATGGCTTTTATAGCCTGGTTTACCATTCTCTATAAGGAATCTAGGGAAGGAGGAATGAAGGCCCAAACTCAAACATGCTGCAGGGAAAACCAGACAAATGGCCAGTTTTGGTCAAAGGGAAGCAGTGAGCTGCTGCACTAGAGGCCACAGTTTAATCTACCCTGAAATAATGGTTATCCTCCACATCCATCGCTGTCTTTTTTTTAGAATGTTATCTTTCAGCATGGGTCAGGCCAGAATAGTCAACTTCTGTATTAAACAGACTAGAGCAGGCCTGGGCAGTAGAGCTCCTTAGAAAAACACCCATAGACTGGGTCTGGGAGAGAGGCAGTGTGAGGGCGAGGAGAGAGGGGCACCTTGTCAGAAAGAATTTGCCAGTGAGTTTCTTCACGTAGCTCCATGGCGTCAGTCAATATTGGGCTGTCAGGCCCGCACGGCCACAGCTGCAGCCCACGGAGACAAGGTCGCTGTTCAAGAAGGTCTGGCCATCATGATCAATCAGTGTTGTTACCCTGCCAACGATGGAGATAAACCCCaccccccaacaacaacaacaaaacacattctTTCACTTCTGGTCAGGTCAAGGAGTAACAAGACCAGTATCCCACTTTCTGTCTTATGCATAGAGTATGATCATTACATTCACTGACTGCCTAtctcactctaacacacacacacacacacacacacacacacacacacacacacacacacacacacacacacacacacacatcgcccCTCTATAGGGACATCTGGCTGATGAGAGTAGGAAGTGTATTTCTGTGAGACAAGCTGCTCGATCTGTGCCACTGAATGCTTGTCATGGTGTCAAAGACCTACAGTTGCCAGGACTTTGTCTGTGACCAGAACATGGAGAGGGTGACAGGTGCATGAGCATCGGATGACAAGTTATGGTCATGCACAGGACACCAGTGATTTACTGTATTCAGACCAGAATATGACCCATATCTGAAAGCACCTCTCAATGGGGTTGGAAATGATCAGCTCTCTTGTATAATCCGTTTAGACTTCATCTGCAGCATACTACACAATCTTGTTATGTCTACAAGTATTTTAAAAGTGTAAGACCATGAATGATGGTCTCTTATGTTTGGCACAACTTCACAAAGTGCTAAAGTGCCTTCTGCATGTCCCTGTGGAGAGGGattcatttgatttgatgcatAGTAAGTGCATGTGCAAGTGTTGACCAAACCACAACAAGTATAGCCTCTCAACAAATGAAATATATCAGCCCATTTATCTTACCTCTCCCCCATGGCCATCAAAAATCCCAAATATAGAAGGGTGACTCTTGTTCACGATGTCAGTGACGACCTCGAAGCGGTCTTCCATGTGATCTCTCCGGCCTTGGATGGAGTACACCGCCACATTGTTGCTCTTGAACTCCCAGGTTTTGGAGAACTCTGCGTCCAGAACGTCGAGACCCCCGAATTTGTCATTCTGCATAATCTCCGCCACTTTCCCCTTGACCATTTTGACAGCATCCCGGCTGGACTTGACGATGGTTTTCACCTCATCAGTGTGGAAGAAGTAACTCCATAGAGCCAGGCTTATGCATAGGAGGAACAAGGTCTCTGGTCTGAGCAGAAAATAACGCATGATCCGACCCAAAAGAGACAACAGTGTCATCGTATCCTCTATCATTTATACAAACAACAAATCACTGCAGGTTGTTATTGTTTACCCGCAACTTTCAGTCCATTATTATCGATGCTACAGTAAATAATCAGCGAAACCAAATTCAAACGTAGTCTACAGCACATCTGGTGTAAAAATCTGAATTAATTCAACCCAACACGGATAGCTCACATGTAGCAATGCGGCTTGATGTATTGGAGAATCCGTAACGTTAGACACTGCGGGGTGTAAGACTGCCTTGGCTGGCTCACTCTAGCCTAAAACCCCGTGAACCAGCGATTGTCCCTTGTCCATATGATGCAGTGAATCACAACCGTTGCAAGGAGGAGAATGGTTGCTATATTAAACCTCAGTCGGAGAGACCCCACTTTGAAGTACCTCGTTTAACGCTAACTTGAACGCAGACTCCCTCAACCTTTGACAGCGAGGTTGCGATTGAGTTGTAAATAGTGCACTCAATTTGAAGCCGAGAAAGTGTTCGTTTTCAGGACCGCACCAATTGGAGCACGTGAGGTGTGCACCATGCAACCTTGTTTAGGATAACATACATCATATTTCTGGAGGGGCAAACTAAATGTCATGTGCAACTTTATACTGGCTGAATAGACCATTTATAGAATTTGGGTAAATTAATTTTCGATCTACGTAATTTATTGACGGATGCACCCACCCCCCACGGCGGATTGTTTTAATCTGAGCCCACCTGTTTATATATGTTACGGCAAGCCCCGAGGACCAGACCAGGGGTTTGTCTACTAAGGGATAGAGCTGTGGTGAAAATTGACTTTTCGGTCGAAGCATgttaggagaatttacgcagtaggttaggagaatgaatATGACAGGTTTTATGAGAATTGGGTTAAGGTCAGCAAAAGCGTTCGAGTAAGCTAAAATacaccaaaaatatatatttttgacgtCAATTGGACAAAAactgtatcccatctagacatgaCCCCAGTTCGCTTATAAAACAGATAAGGCAAAGGTTTAGAAACTCTATGGATAAGGTACTTTGTAAAATTCtacttttgtttgttgttgttttaataATGGCGACGAGGAAAGATAGAGGAGGAAGGTATAGATAATGATAATGCCTTTGGTTCGATAAATCGATCTTTCGGTAAATTCATTTACCTTATATTTTTAAAATGCCTTCTTGCCTTCTTGCCCAATGTATATCAACAATAATGAATTTGATTATTGCAACATTTGTCAATCATATCATAACGTCCATATACCGGTAGTGTAGTTTATTCTGTCTGTATTTAATTTGAATGGTTTCTGAAGCTACTGCACTCAGGCAAACGAGAGGGGACTGGGTCCTTTTCCACGAGAAAGCGGTGTGTCgtcatcaccctgctcctccttTCCAGTTTGTGCTGGTGAAACGTGGAGGTCCGCAACGTGGCTTGGAAAAACATTCTGCAAGTATGTGTTGTTTATCAGTTGTCTCATTAAATGGCACTAAGCCCCCTCCCCGAAACCTTTTAACACGGCGCCTCCTATGTAATGACAAAACTGTCACGATCATCGCAAATTAGTTAGAAGGAAAGCTGTTCCCTGTTAGCTAGGCTAAGGCTGGCTAGCAAGTAAAGTTACCGGCCATTTAAATCTGCCTTTTTCTATCTAACGGTTACTGGTTGCCGTTTGGTGAAGTTAATCCAATTGTATACATAGCTAACGACAACTGGCAGCAAAAAGGGGTTTGTCAGATGAGTTGTGACATTGTGATAAATGGTTAACTACCTGAGAGATATCATAGAATTGTAGCTAAGTGTCATGTGTGGGGGAAAAACATTACCAGGGAAGTTAGTGCACTagataacgttagctggctaccATGTATTGACCATAATCAATACACATTACCCATGTGGATGTGTTGTATGCTAACATCATTACTTTTTTGTATATCATCTAAAAAGTAAAGATTTATCTGATTCATAACATCAATCTGATCTGTCATTTATCTAGATCTCACTACAACACCCACACCAATTATAATGGAGTACATGCAAGCTCCTGCTACAAGCAGCCAGGGTAACatgtaagtatatatatatatatatatatatatatatatgatcagCCTCCTACAGGCTACAAATAATTATCCTTTACCGTCAGTGTGAATGTGTACATTCATAACTTTTTCAAAGGTATCAGCTGGTACACAGTACTAATTAAGGAATGGTTTCTCTCCTTAGCCTCTGCTGCACCTGTGGCATCCCTATCCCCCCAAACCCAGCCAACATGTGTGTGTCCTGCCTCAGGACCACAGTGGACATCTCCGAGGGAATCCCCAAACAAGTCAACCTGAACTTCTGCAAGCAGTGTGAACGGTACTGCCCAGACCACCATCACAAGCCTGTCAAATTTAGTGCCACAGCTAAGATGTTTAAATCCCTGTCTTGTGCTCTTACTGACCAAAGCTTCATTAGTCAGTAAACTGTGGGATCTTACCAAGGCTCCAACATTAGTTCAGATGGATTGATTGCACCTCTTTCTCTTCCATGCAGGTACTTGCAGCCTCCAGCCTCCTGGGTGCAGTGTGCTCTGGAGTCCAGGGAACTGCTCGCCCTCTGCCTTAAAAAACTGAAGGGCAACATGACCAAAGTGAGTATCCCTTCCCTACTCTGCTCTATTTACATTCAAACATGCACTTGTTCAAAATGTTCAACAGGGCTGTAGCCATTCACCTCAGAAACTCATGTGACCTCCTAATCCAGGTGCGTCTGATCGATGCTGGATTCCTGTGGACGGAACCCCACTCCAAGCGGATCAAGTTGAAGGTGACCATACAgaaagaggtgagaggagaaaTAAGAGGCGTCAGAGTGTGATATTTAATAGGATAGATTAGTGTGGATTAGGATCCAGATCAGGTGGACGTGTCCCACCGCTGACTTCTATGTTGTCATTATTTAATCCAGGTGACAGTAAAGGGGTAAAGGGCTGACTTTGTAGTTTCAGAGCACAGTGATTGGGTGAAGATTAGCCAGTGGCTGTCATCTTAACTTCATGACCTTTCAGAGGAATCTGAGCTCCTCAGGGCCCAGGCCTTAGTCTGGAGTGTAGGAGGTTTTGTGTGACCAGTTATCTTGAATCTAGATGCCCTTTAGTCACCAGAAATAGCAGAACCAAACCCTGATGAATAAAGTCTTACACATCAGTGTTTCCCAAATGATGGGTGGGTAATGATCCGCTGGTGGGTCACAGCTTTCTAGCCCAgttctgtatttaaaaaaaaaaaaagtgtttaccTGGTGTGTCGCATTAGTCGTAAACTATGTTCTGAGTCAGTCATATAAGAGAATAGTGGTTGATGGTAGTTTGgtctgtcctgtccaggtgatgAACGGAGCCATCCTGCAGCAGGTGTTTGTGGTGGAGTTTGTCATCCAGGGCCAGATGTGTGATGACTGCCACCGTGTCGAGGCCAAGGACTTCTGGAACTCTGTGGTACAAGTCAGACagaaggtaccactgatgattaGAATTATATTATTCATGTTGCTCACCACAACAATAATTTTTAACATGTTGTGTTGGTAACCTAATATTGGGCTGTTCCTTTTTAGACTTCTCACAAGAAGACCTTCTACTACCTGGAGCAGCTCATTCTCAAGCACAAACTCCATCAGAACGCACTGAACATCAAGGAGATCCATGGTGGGTTTGGGATAGAATATACTGCTCTAAAGTGGGGGGTTTCATCCAGGAAGAGACACCAGACCATTGCTATTGATGATTTTCTAAAAGCTTTCCTATCCTGGGCTTTAGAATGACATGGCCATGTGTTTAGAATCACTGTGGTCGGATCATAGCACTGAGCATTCCATTTACCATGCCAACAATGCTTTTGGACTCGGTCCTAttttcagtcacacacacacaatgtgtagAGAGAGATATTTCAGAACCAGCGCCCAGTGTGGTTGGACCAGATTGTAAGGGAAAAGCTGCCCTTTGACAGTTCAATATAAATGACCTCCCTCTCTAGCCGGAGTTAAAAGCCTTGAGGTTTCAACATGTGGTGGCCATATTTCCCCCCGCGGTGCCCATCTGGGCGATATTACTGAGACTGGTTTGTTAAGTGTTGGAATGGTGATGACGGAGCTTACGTGtgctgtgtgtgcgtgcctgtgatTGATTTATCGATTGAAGACTGATTGGTTTTTAATCTTTCTCCTCTTCCAGAGGGTATTGATTTCTACTATGCCACCAAGCAGCATGCTCAGAAGATGGTGGATTTCCTCCAATGCACAGTCCCCTGCAGGTAGGAACCAGTTCACCAGAGTCCCTCCACTACAGGTAGAGGTTTCCCTGTAGTGACAGAACAATCTGACCTGAGGTCAGTGTCTAGGGGTGACATCATCCTACTCTGGATGGCGCCTTCATGGTTATTGTATAATGCCCATGCAATGTTCATTTGGTGTTGAAACATGTTAATGATGAATTGAACAGTGATGAGCTAGACCACACTAACCACAGTAAGTGCAGTCTGTGTGGCTAGTGCTACGGTTATTCAATGTCTATACACttatgtttggacacacctactcattccaggttttttttttaaactattttctatattgtagaataatagtgaagacatcaaaactatgaaataacacatcatgtagtaactaaaaaagtgataaacaaatcaaaatatattttatatttaagattcttcaaagtagccaccctttaccttgataacagctttgcacactcttggcattctctcaaccagcttcatgaggtagtcacctggaatgcatttcaattaacaagtgtgccttgttaatttgtgacatgaaggtcagtcaatgcggaaaatgtcaagaactttgaaagtttcttcaagtgcagttgcaaaaaccatcaagcgctatgatgaaactggctctcatgaagaccgccacaggaaaggaagacccagacttacttctgctgcagaggataagttcattagttaactgcacctcagattgcagctcaaataaatgcttcacagagttcaagtaacagacacatctgaacatcaactgttcagaggagactgcgtggatcaggccttcatggtcgaattgctgcaaagaaaccactgctaaaggacaccaataagaagaagaaacttgcttgggccaagagacACGAgccatggacattagaccggtggaaatctgtcctttggtctgatgagtccaaatttgagatttttggttccaaccgccatgtctttgtgagatgcagagtaggtgaacggatgatctccgcatgtgtggtttccacagtgaagcatggaggaggagatggtgtggtgacactgtcagtttattcaagactgttggaaaagcattcctcatgaagctggttgagagaatgccgagtgtgcaatgctgtcatcaaggcaaagggtggctactttgaagaacctaaaatatattttgatttgtttaacacttttttgattacagcatgattccatgtgtgttatttcatagtgttgatgttttcactattattctacattgtagaaaatagtaaaaattaaaaaaaaaccttgaatgagcaggtgtccaaacttttgactggtactgtatatatatcttTGGCTTTGCATGGAGATGCTTGAGAATGTTGCTTATTTTCTCTCTGACGAGATATATTCTTTATGGTTTCTTTGTCACCCTGTCTTGTTTAGGTCGAAGACCTCCCAGCGCCTCATCTCCCACGACATCCACTCGAACACATTCAACTACAAGAGCACCTACTCCATTGAGATTGTTCCTGTTTGCAAGGTATACAGCATCTTCCTCAAAAATATTGACGGTCAAATGCTCTACATGTATCTCAAGGGGCTGAACATTGGTTGAATAGGTGAACAGAGCCCACCTATACTCAAATGCTCAGATCCAAACAGGCCTGGGCAGAACTATACCGATTCCCCGTTCTTATCATAACAGACACAGCTTCCCTTGGATAGAACTGTGATGTTTTAAAAGATGCTTTTGAGCTGTCCAATGGAAACTACATTTGAATCAATCTGGGTGTGTCTAAGTCTTTACTCAAACGTTTTTGTTGAGTGAATGATTCTTGTTAATGCTCTTCTGTTGGATTCATGTAGTAGATTCATCTACTCATAGGTTCTAACATGTAGACTGAGTACACACGTATCGATGCTTGGCTTCTGATCATACATGTGAAGAGTGAATTTTGTTGATATCCAATTCTATCCATGTGTTTTTATGCATTTCTATCCAATGACTGAATGAAGCATTGCAGCACTGTCTCATTCAGTAAACAGATATGACTTAACTTTTTCAAGATCAATGAAATGCGTTCCTAATCAGCATGTTATTTTCTTTTGCATTGTGAGACAAATTGTAATCACGCTGAGGAAACAAAGAGAACATAGCCGACCCCTTGTATAACCAAACTGGCAATGACAGCCTCTGTTATTCAGATTGTTCATGAAGGTGTAGCCTAATCCAgagttgaatgttaatttctgcTGTACTACAGTTTACTGTGCGTTTCTCTGGGGAATAATCCGGTGGGAAGGTTGGCATTGGGTAGAGGTTCCAAAGTTCTCTCTGACCTGACCTCAGTCTGACCCCTGGTATGTTTTGTCTCATTGCCCAGGACAACGTGGTGTGTTTGTCGCCGCGTCTGGCTCAGAGCCTGGGGAACAtgggccaggtgtgtgtgtgcgcccgagTCACCAGCACCATCCACCTCATCGACCCCAACACCCTGCAGAGTGAGTACAGTACACACCATTACCATCCACCTCATTGACCACAACACCCTGCAGAGTGAGTACAGTACACACCATTACCATCCACCTCATTGACCACAACACCCTGCAGAGTgagtacagtacacacagcaCCATCCACCTCATGAACCCCAACACCCTGCAGAGTGAGTACAGTACACACCATCCACCTCATCAACCCCAACACCCTGCAGAGTGAGTACAGTACACACCATCCACCTCATCGTCCCCAACACCCTGCAGAGTGAGTACAGTACACACCATCCACCTCATCGTCCCCAACACCCTGCAGAGTGAGTACAGTACACACCATCCACCTCATCGTCCCCAACACCCTGCAGAGTGAGTACAGTACACACCAGCACCACCTCATCGTCCCCAACACCCTGCAGAGTGAGTACAGTACACACCAGCACCACCTCATCGTCCCCAACACCCTGCAGAGTGAGTACAGTACACACCAGCACCACCTCATCGTCCCCAACACCCTGCAGAGTGAGTACAGTACACACCAGCACCACCTCATCGTCCCCAACACCCTGCAGAGTGAGTACAGTACACACCAGCACCACCTCATCGTCCCCAACACCCTGCAGAGTGAGTACAGTACACACCAGCACCACCTCATCGTCCCCAACAACCTGCAGAGTGAGTACAGTACACACCAGCACCACCTCATCGTCCCCAACACCCTGCAGAGTGAGTACAGTACACACCAGCACCACCTTTACTGTCGGCCCCTAGCTGCCAGGGGACAGAGGCTGTTTCAACACATGATTTTCTGGCTActgaaacatttattttacagATATGCTTTGCTTCTTTGATTGATCTATTGCTGATGTGTTGACAAGTCAATGTTTCAAGGcgattggatgtgtgtgtgtgtgtgtgcatgagtttgTGCTTGTGTGATAAAGCATCAACAGTTTACCATCTGTTCCAAATTTTTAGCATCAGTTTTTGATTAGACTGATGGAATGTGATTATATTCCACTTGATTTAAGTCTTTTGTACCGAACTGAACCCAGTATCGTTTACAGTGTGTCTGTTCACCACATGCTCATCACCCTCCCCTCACTTTCAACAGCTTCCCTCTGTGTCTAATCAGGGCATTCCACACATGACACACTCATTTGTTGTCACTACTGCCTGTGTGCTGTGCGTGTAAAAAAAATTCCCACTGTGT
This genomic window contains:
- the nmd3 gene encoding 60S ribosomal export protein NMD3 isoform X1, producing MEYMQAPATSSQGNILCCTCGIPIPPNPANMCVSCLRTTVDISEGIPKQVNLNFCKQCERYLQPPASWVQCALESRELLALCLKKLKGNMTKVRLIDAGFLWTEPHSKRIKLKVTIQKEVMNGAILQQVFVVEFVIQGQMCDDCHRVEAKDFWNSVVQVRQKTSHKKTFYYLEQLILKHKLHQNALNIKEIHEGIDFYYATKQHAQKMVDFLQCTVPCRSKTSQRLISHDIHSNTFNYKSTYSIEIVPVCKDNVVCLSPRLAQSLGNMGQVCVCARVTSTIHLIDPNTLQIAEVDGGTYWRNPFNSLVSPRQLEEFIVMDTDIIRNQKLGAGAGIRSNKHTLAEVWVQKTSEMDTAQQYHCRTHLGHLLNIGDLVQGFDFANSNVNDEFLNKMNPSHIPDVVLIKKSYNRSKRVKRRNWKLKEMDKDREGMAPEDERQYQDFLEDLEEDEALRKNVNIFRDASKIPVESDTDDEGAPRISLMEMLEDLSLTDATGGEGADMLTE
- the nmd3 gene encoding 60S ribosomal export protein NMD3 isoform X2 translates to MCVSCLRTTVDISEGIPKQVNLNFCKQCERYLQPPASWVQCALESRELLALCLKKLKGNMTKVRLIDAGFLWTEPHSKRIKLKVTIQKEVMNGAILQQVFVVEFVIQGQMCDDCHRVEAKDFWNSVVQVRQKTSHKKTFYYLEQLILKHKLHQNALNIKEIHEGIDFYYATKQHAQKMVDFLQCTVPCRSKTSQRLISHDIHSNTFNYKSTYSIEIVPVCKDNVVCLSPRLAQSLGNMGQVCVCARVTSTIHLIDPNTLQIAEVDGGTYWRNPFNSLVSPRQLEEFIVMDTDIIRNQKLGAGAGIRSNKHTLAEVWVQKTSEMDTAQQYHCRTHLGHLLNIGDLVQGFDFANSNVNDEFLNKMNPSHIPDVVLIKKSYNRSKRVKRRNWKLKEMDKDREGMAPEDERQYQDFLEDLEEDEALRKNVNIFRDASKIPVESDTDDEGAPRISLMEMLEDLSLTDATGGEGADMLTE